The following is a genomic window from Niabella soli DSM 19437.
AAACAGATCGCTTTATTACAGGCTGCAAACAAGGAAACCGCGCTGAAAGCCAAGAACTCAAGACTGAGCAACATCGTCCTTATGATTTTGTGTATGGTTATTTTGCTCATTTTTATGTTCTTTATCATCACCTACCGCACCGGGCGAAAGCTGGCCTTACAAAAGGAAATGAATTTTCAGCAACAATTGAAAGAAATGGAACAACGGCAGCAGATTGTTGTAACAGAAGCATTATTGGAAGGGGAAGAAAGGGAAAGAAGGCGTATTGCAAGAGACCTGCACGATGGCCTGGGAGGAATGCTTGCAGGCATTAAAATAAAACTATCCAGCTATTCCAGGCAACGGGTTGCCGCTACGCCTAAAGAGCAAACAGAACTGGAACATATCACCGGGCAACTGGACAATTCCGTTACAGAACTGCGGCGCATTGCCCGGAACATGATGCCCGAAAGCCTGATCCGCTTTGGCCTGCAGACTGCATTAAAAGAATTATGTGAATCGATGCTATCGCGTGATATTGGGATCAATTTCATCGCTCTTGACATAAACGATCAGATGGATCTTTCCAAGCAGGTAGTCATTTACCGCATCATACAGGAAGCGCTGGCGAATGCCATCCGCCACTCCAAAGCGCGGCATATAATGGTGCAGTGCAGCCAAAACAACGACCGGTTTTATATTACCATAGAAGATGATGGTGTTGGGTTCGACAAAACCACGCTGCCCGGCAAAGGAAACGGATTAACCAATATTGAAAACAGGGTAAAGTATCTCAACGGGACAATGGATGTAATTTCCGGTCCTAATGAGGGAACCACCATAAACATGGAACTGAATGTTGCCGCATAACAGACAACTGACGCTCGCCATTGTGGATGACCATCCCATCGTGATTGAAGGGTTGAAAAACCTGCTGGTTTCAGAAGAGCATTTTACGATCATGAGTTTCACAACCGGAAAGGAGGTGCTTGCCTACCTGAAAACAGATGTTGTGGCCATTTTACTATTGGACATTGCCCTTCCGGACATGAGCGGCCTGGAGCTCTGCAAAGAGATAAAAAAGAAAAACCCCGATACGGTAGTGCTTGCGATAAGTAACCAGGCAGAACGAAGCATTATCATACAAATGCTTCAAAATGGCGCCAGTGGCTATTTATTAAAAAACGCATCGGCAGATGAGTTGCTCGATTGTATAGATAGAGGAATGAAAGGCGAGCAGGCGCTAAGCAGCGAAGTTAAAAAGATCCTGGCGCAGCCTTCGCCCAACCACTGGGAGGGTATTCCCTCTTTAACAAAAAGAGAAAAAGAAATCCTGCGGTTAATTGCCGAAGGATTTTCCAGTACCGATATTGCCGATAAATTATTTCTTAGTCAACTCACGGTGGAAACCCATCGCCGGAATATTATCCAGAAATTTCAAACCACCAATATGTTCTCTGTTATTAAGCTGGCTATGGAACACAGGATAATTTAAGCGGGAACTAAAGTATCCGCCAGCACCTGATCAATTCCCGCTGCGTAAGAGGTTGGCGTAAATGAAAAAGCGCGATTGAATTTGGAACTGTCAAAAAAATAATCGCGGTCATTTTGATATTGCATCTCTCCCAACTCTTTTATCTGCTTCGAGAACAGGCCTGCCAGCGCCAGCAAAAAGGGCGTCAATATAAAATAGCGCGGCTTTACGTGCATTTTTGTTGCAACCAATGCAATAAATTGTTTCCCGGTCAGGCGTTCTGCCAATGTGGGCAGGTGCCATACCTGGCCGTAAGCGCTGTCCGTATTGCCCAATAACGCAGTGGCTTTTGCGGCATCCGGTGTAAACGTAAAAGAGTGGATCTTATCAATGCGGGACTGCCAGTTGGCCCTTTTTCCTTTCCTGTAATTATCAATAAGCAGCAGATTCAAAAAGCCGTTCTTCGCCCCCGGCCCATAAAAATCGGCACTGCGTGCGATCAGCGCTTTTAATCCTTTTGTCTGCATCGCCTCCCGGATCAGCTCTATCAAATGCGCTCTTATCCTCCCCTTTTTTGAAGGCGGGGCTATGGCACTTTCTTCCGTCATATGCGAAATGGCATCTTTTGAATACAGATATACGTTATCGAAAAATACCAGCTTGCAGTTTTGCTGGATGCAGGCATTAATCGTGTTTTCCATAATCACCGGCCATTGCTTTTTCCAAACAGCACGGTCATAAGGCAACCCCATCACAAGATAGGCCACCCCGGCGTTACGCACCGCATTGCTGACGGCACCCGCATCCATCAGGTTGGCTGAAAAGAGCTCGTCATCCGGATTCACCGGCTGTGGGTTACGCGCAACAAGCCGTATCTTATCTGTGTAATTTTTCAGATCCCTGGCCAACAGCCTGCCGATATCTCCGCCTGCTCCAAGAATTACATGCATGTTTTTTTATTTATTTGCCTGTTCAAACTGCTTCATAAAATCGACCAGCTTTTGCACGGTTAACAAAGGCATGGCATTGTAGATACTGGCACGCATCCCCCCGGTTGTTCTATGTCCTTTAAGATTCACAAAACCCTTAGCCGCTGCTTCCTTTAAAAATTGATCATCCAGTTGGTGGCCCTTTGTGATGAAAGGTACATTCATAATAGAACGATCTTCTTTGGCCGCGGTGCCACTAAATAATTCAGAATTATCTAAATACTCATATAAGGCATTGGCTTTATCAATATTCACTTTAGCAATAGCTTCCACCCCGCCCTGTTCTTTCAACCACTCATACACCAGCTTGCACAGGTAAATACCATAAGTGGGTGGTGTATTAAACATAGAACCATTATCTGCATGGTTTTTATAGTTCATCATAGCCGGAGTAAAATCAATCGCATTACCCAACAGTTCTTCTTTTACGATCACCACACATACGCCTGCCGGCCCCATATTTTTTTGTGCCCCCGCATAGATCAAGCCGAAATTTGTTACATCATAATACTTAGATAAAATATCCGAAGACATATCGCCCACCAGGGGTACCTTACCGGTATTAGGCAGTTCATTAAAGCGGGTACCGTAAATGGTGTTATTAGTGGTGATATGAAAATAGTCCGCTCCCAGATCAAATTTTGATTGATCCAGTTTGGGAATATAGCTAAAGGTTTTGTCGGCAGAACTGGCCACCACATTCACTTTCCCATACCGCCCTGCTTCTTTAATTGCCTTTGTTGACCATACGCCGGTATCAACATAATCAGCTTTATTATTCCGGTTCATCAGGTTAAGCGGCACCATTGCAAACTGGCTGGTGGCGCCTCCCTGCAGGAACAATACTTTATAGTTATCGGGTACCTGCATCAGTTCCCGTAATAATTGTTCAGCAGATTCAATAATGGCCATATAATCTTTTGATCGATGGCTCATTTCCATTACCGACATCCCGGTGTTATCGTAATTGAGCAACTCTTTTTGTGCTTTTGCTAATACTGCTTCAGGTAACGCGCCCGGTCCGGCTGAAAAATTATACACTCTTTCCATTCCAAAACTGATTTAAATGAGGTGCAAAATTACTAAGAACCCGGCACCTGCGGGAATGGTTTTATCAATTTCTAATATCAGCACATTCTATTGAAAATTATTCAATAAAGACCTTGTTTCTTCTATTTTTAACAGGAACAATCCGTTTTAAAGACCCCGTTTACGGCCACGATCTTTGCCACATTGATGGGGGCACCTTCATCCAATACCAGGTAGTTTCCCCCATTACTGTTTACTATTTCCGAAATAATGCCTTCGGCCCGCTCCCATCCGTTATCATCTATAATTATGGATACTTTTTGCTGCCGCTCTTTTTCCGCTTTTAATAGCTCCAGAAAACTGTCTGAAGCATCTATAGTACATTTATAATCCATTGTTTATTTATTTTACTGCAAAGTTATTACAAATAAAAAATAATCCATATTCATCAAGGGGCCAGTAATGCACATCAGGGTGTCAATAAAATTGTCTGCACCGGTATACTATTTTACGGGTATTCAGCGTTTTTAGTGTATCTATTTACATTTCACTCACACTTTTAAATCGTACTACCATGGATGTTAATAAGATACAAGACAAAATAATTGCCGAATTTGAGCACATGGCCGAAGCTGCCAGCAAATTCTCCTACTTCAGGCATATACGAAAGCTTTCGAATGACCCTTCTGAACTGGACCCTGCAGAAAAAAACGACCAGAACCTGGTGGCCGGCTGCCGGAAAAAGGTATGGGTAACGGCAAAGATCGACAACGGGAGGATTTATTTCAAAGCTGACAGCGACAATATCATCACCCGGGGAATGGTAAACCTCATATTGAAAGTTTATTCCGGGCAAACCGTTTCCGAGATCACTAATACCGACCTGTATTTTCTGCATGAGATCCGCCTGTTTAATTACCTGTCTGCCGCCTGGCTAAAGGATCTGTTGTCGATCGTTCAACGGCTTAAATCGCTTGCTATTTTTCAGCATCTCAACTTTTCTGCCGCCAGAACCGCTAAATAGCCGCGTGCCTTATGCGTAACAGTACCACCCGTTTTAGCAATAGGGTAGATAATTATGTAAAATATCGCCCGCATTATCCTGAAGCTGTTCTTACTTTTCTTGAAAACGATCTTGGTCTTGCAAAAGAAATGATCATAGCCGATATTGGTTCAGGAACAGGGATTTCTGCCGAATTATTTCTCGAACAGGGATATACTGTTTTGGGTATAGAGCCCAATCGGGAAATGCGGGAAAGAAGTGTGGCGCTCCTAAAAACATTTCCCAACTTTACCGCTATTGACGGCGCTGCAGAAGCCACTACGCTTCCTTCCTCAAACGTGGATGTAATTATTGCCGGCCAGGCATTTCACTGGTTTGACCCTGAAAAAACGCGGGCAGAATTTGATCGGATCGTAAAACCCGGCGGTTATGTAGTACTAATGTGGAACGAGCGGCTAGTGGCATCCGCCTTTGAAAAAGCGTACGAGCAATTCATCATAGCGCACGGCAATCAATACCAGCAGGTAGATCACCGCAATATCGACACCCCTTCTATTGAACGTTTCTTTGCGCCGCAACAGGTATTATTAAAAGAATTTCCGAATCAGCAGGTTTTTGATTTAGCGGGACTGGAAGGCCGGCTGCTGTCCTCCTCTTATATGCCTTCAAAAAGTGAGGCCGGCTATCAAAGTATGATCAGTGATTTACAAATACTTTTCGACAGGTTTCAAAAGGACGATCGCGTCACCATTCATTACACTACCAAGGCATATACTGCCCGTTTGTGATGCGTTGAAATAATACTGGTAAACTACGACACAAAAACAGCGGATGAATGATTCATCCGCTGCACTATTTATCACCATTTGTTCTAAACGGATCAGCTTTCCTTTTTCTCTATCAAAAGATTCCATACAAATGCGCTCAATGCGGCGCCAATAGGGGGCGCAATAATAAACAGCCATACCTGTGAAAGCGCTTTACCTCCTGAAAAAATTGCTGGCGCAATGCTTCTGGCGGGGTTTACAGAAACACCGGTAATTTTTATGCCGACGATATGGATCAGTACCAGGCTCAGTCCAATCGCAATACCAGCAAATCCGCCGTGGATGTTTTTAGTTGAGGTAGACCCGAATATCACTAAAAGAAAAATAAAAGTGAACACTACCTCGGCAACAAATGCAGCGATGGTTTCATACTGATCCAGGTATCCTTCGCCCCAGCCATTGGCACCCAATGCCCATTCTTTCATTACAAAACCAGGATGATGACTTACGATAAGATACAAAATAGCAGAACCAATAAGCCCACCTATGATCTGTGCCACTATGTAGTATGCCGCCTCCCCGGCTTTCATTCGGCCGGCAACCACCATCCCTATTGAAATTGCCGGGTTAATGTGGCATCCGGAGATATGACCGATGGCATAGGCCATAGCCACTACGCTTAAGCCAAACGCAAATGCGATGCCCAATAGTCCGACACCGGTAGTACCATCAGCACCGGCAATTACGGCGCTTCCGCATCCCATCAGTACCAGGACCATCGTTCCCAGCATTTCTGCAAAAAATTTTGACAAGGCTGTTCCTTTCATTTTAAAATAGTTTTAACGTGTTAACATATAAAGGGTTTACCTACTAAAGTTAAGTTAAAACGATTACAGGAATTATGAGGAAAGATCACATTTTTCCCACAACAACTAAACGTTCTACTCAATGACGCAGACTATTCAGCCATTGTTTTTTGCAGCAATGCTTTAAGTGCCGATACCTGTTGCGGGTACTTTGCAGCAACATTAGTTTGCTCACCGGGATCATCGGTTAAATGATATAATTGCTCTTCTTTGCTGTACCCCGATTCAATATTAACTCCTCTCATCAATGCGGGACCGTTAGAAGGAGTTATATATTTCCAGCCATCTTTTACAATAGCCAACGCCTGCTGGTTCCCCGGTTGTTCAATAATGTAATCCCTGTTTTTTGCGCTGGTTCCCAGCAGTGTTGACAGGTAATTCCTGCTGTCTGTAAATTCCGCTGCAGGAAGTTTTATATGCAGCAACGCCGCAAAGGAAGCCATAAGATCGATCTGGCTCACCAAGGCCGCCGATTTCTTCCCGGCTGCAACCTGTTGCGGCCACTGAACAATAAACGGAACTCTTGTGCCGGCTTCAAAAGCGCTGTATTTACCACCCCTGTAAATACCACCAGGCTTATAATTTAATTGTTGTGCTGTTTCCGCAGACTGATCCAGGTAGCCGTCGTTAAGCACCGGACCATTATCACTGCTAAAAATAACAATGGTGTTTTTAAGCAAGCCGCGCTCCTTCAAGCCCTTCATAATTACGCTCACGGTATGGTCCAGTTCTAAAATGGCATCGCCCCTGTATCCCAGCTTGCTTTTGCCTTTAAACTCCGTTCCCGGCATACGCGGCACATGAATATTATGAATGGCATAATAAAGAAAGAAGGGCTTTTGCTCCTTTAAACTATTATCAATAAACGCCAATGCTTTATTATTAAACACATAGCCCAGCTCTTCATCCGTCCACTCACTGCGCTTTCCGCCCTTCATAAAGCCGATACGGCCGATACCGTTATTGATATGCCCGTCGTGCCCCTGATTCGGATCATTAGGCATTTTCAAAAGTTCCGGATGCTCTTTTCCTGTAAGTTCACCCG
Proteins encoded in this region:
- a CDS encoding response regulator transcription factor codes for the protein MLPHNRQLTLAIVDDHPIVIEGLKNLLVSEEHFTIMSFTTGKEVLAYLKTDVVAILLLDIALPDMSGLELCKEIKKKNPDTVVLAISNQAERSIIIQMLQNGASGYLLKNASADELLDCIDRGMKGEQALSSEVKKILAQPSPNHWEGIPSLTKREKEILRLIAEGFSSTDIADKLFLSQLTVETHRRNIIQKFQTTNMFSVIKLAMEHRII
- a CDS encoding class I SAM-dependent methyltransferase codes for the protein MRNSTTRFSNRVDNYVKYRPHYPEAVLTFLENDLGLAKEMIIADIGSGTGISAELFLEQGYTVLGIEPNREMRERSVALLKTFPNFTAIDGAAEATTLPSSNVDVIIAGQAFHWFDPEKTRAEFDRIVKPGGYVVLMWNERLVASAFEKAYEQFIIAHGNQYQQVDHRNIDTPSIERFFAPQQVLLKEFPNQQVFDLAGLEGRLLSSSYMPSKSEAGYQSMISDLQILFDRFQKDDRVTIHYTTKAYTARL
- the serC gene encoding 3-phosphoserine/phosphohydroxythreonine transaminase yields the protein MERVYNFSAGPGALPEAVLAKAQKELLNYDNTGMSVMEMSHRSKDYMAIIESAEQLLRELMQVPDNYKVLFLQGGATSQFAMVPLNLMNRNNKADYVDTGVWSTKAIKEAGRYGKVNVVASSADKTFSYIPKLDQSKFDLGADYFHITTNNTIYGTRFNELPNTGKVPLVGDMSSDILSKYYDVTNFGLIYAGAQKNMGPAGVCVVIVKEELLGNAIDFTPAMMNYKNHADNGSMFNTPPTYGIYLCKLVYEWLKEQGGVEAIAKVNIDKANALYEYLDNSELFSGTAAKEDRSIMNVPFITKGHQLDDQFLKEAAAKGFVNLKGHRTTGGMRASIYNAMPLLTVQKLVDFMKQFEQANK
- a CDS encoding NAD-dependent epimerase/dehydratase family protein, producing the protein MHVILGAGGDIGRLLARDLKNYTDKIRLVARNPQPVNPDDELFSANLMDAGAVSNAVRNAGVAYLVMGLPYDRAVWKKQWPVIMENTINACIQQNCKLVFFDNVYLYSKDAISHMTEESAIAPPSKKGRIRAHLIELIREAMQTKGLKALIARSADFYGPGAKNGFLNLLLIDNYRKGKRANWQSRIDKIHSFTFTPDAAKATALLGNTDSAYGQVWHLPTLAERLTGKQFIALVATKMHVKPRYFILTPFLLALAGLFSKQIKELGEMQYQNDRDYFFDSSKFNRAFSFTPTSYAAGIDQVLADTLVPA
- a CDS encoding sulfatase family protein, with translation MRKFITCSTLLLCTYCLFAQKTDRPNVLILYTDDLGYGDLSCNGATAIATPNIDRLAQNGISFSNAHATASTCTPSRYSILSGRYAWRKKGTNILPGDANLVIPTDITTLPKVFQQAGYQTGVVGKWHLGLGARSPIDWNKKVTPGPAEIGFDYSFIFPATADRVPTIFMENQRTLGLEAGDPIAVNYQKPYPGELTGKEHPELLKMPNDPNQGHDGHINNGIGRIGFMKGGKRSEWTDEELGYVFNNKALAFIDNSLKEQKPFFLYYAIHNIHVPRMPGTEFKGKSKLGYRGDAILELDHTVSVIMKGLKERGLLKNTIVIFSSDNGPVLNDGYLDQSAETAQQLNYKPGGIYRGGKYSAFEAGTRVPFIVQWPQQVAAGKKSAALVSQIDLMASFAALLHIKLPAAEFTDSRNYLSTLLGTSAKNRDYIIEQPGNQQALAIVKDGWKYITPSNGPALMRGVNIESGYSKEEQLYHLTDDPGEQTNVAAKYPQQVSALKALLQKTMAE
- the aqpZ gene encoding aquaporin Z, which encodes MKGTALSKFFAEMLGTMVLVLMGCGSAVIAGADGTTGVGLLGIAFAFGLSVVAMAYAIGHISGCHINPAISIGMVVAGRMKAGEAAYYIVAQIIGGLIGSAILYLIVSHHPGFVMKEWALGANGWGEGYLDQYETIAAFVAEVVFTFIFLLVIFGSTSTKNIHGGFAGIAIGLSLVLIHIVGIKITGVSVNPARSIAPAIFSGGKALSQVWLFIIAPPIGAALSAFVWNLLIEKKES
- a CDS encoding SufE family protein — its product is MDVNKIQDKIIAEFEHMAEAASKFSYFRHIRKLSNDPSELDPAEKNDQNLVAGCRKKVWVTAKIDNGRIYFKADSDNIITRGMVNLILKVYSGQTVSEITNTDLYFLHEIRLFNYLSAAWLKDLLSIVQRLKSLAIFQHLNFSAARTAK